Proteins from a single region of Flaviflexus salsibiostraticola:
- a CDS encoding LCP family protein, which yields MVETQVGAPDESAPRRKMSTARKTLIFLVVAALVFIAGVAGFGWWMQSRLDGMIDRIDDPFAAIPSRPEVPAQVDEQDQQPVNILVLGSDSRISAGDPSQWQIGAQRTDAIMLVHIDGDREGITLTSIPRDTWVTIPGWGQNKINAAFSFGGPPLMIQAVEDLTDVRIDHFVVTDFDSFSTMTDALGGVTITLSKPLQVGSETLAPGEQRLSGDEALVYVRQRYELSGGDFSRVQRQQNWMRSIMREVFEQDILGDMGKLTDFVETVAQSVTVDEGFSIGEMRNLLFSARNVRPGDVNFLTMPHNGVGRSDNGQSIVIFDEVNGTALFDAMKNDVVGEYLAENPDVVTRLPANPE from the coding sequence ATGGTGGAAACACAGGTCGGAGCCCCGGACGAGTCCGCTCCACGCAGGAAGATGTCGACTGCTCGGAAGACACTGATCTTCCTCGTTGTCGCCGCTCTCGTCTTCATCGCGGGAGTCGCCGGATTCGGTTGGTGGATGCAGAGTCGCCTGGACGGGATGATCGACAGGATCGATGATCCGTTTGCCGCCATTCCCTCGCGGCCCGAAGTGCCGGCACAGGTTGATGAGCAGGATCAGCAGCCGGTCAACATTCTTGTGCTCGGCTCCGACTCGAGGATCTCGGCGGGAGACCCCTCCCAATGGCAGATCGGCGCCCAGCGGACCGATGCCATCATGCTCGTCCATATCGATGGCGACCGGGAGGGCATCACGCTGACGTCGATCCCGCGCGACACGTGGGTCACGATTCCGGGATGGGGGCAGAACAAGATCAACGCCGCTTTCTCCTTCGGAGGCCCGCCCCTCATGATTCAGGCTGTTGAGGACCTCACCGATGTGCGGATCGACCACTTCGTTGTCACCGACTTCGATTCGTTCTCAACAATGACCGATGCACTCGGGGGAGTGACCATCACCCTGAGCAAGCCCCTCCAGGTCGGCTCAGAGACACTCGCCCCCGGAGAGCAGCGGCTCTCAGGTGATGAGGCCCTTGTCTATGTCCGCCAGCGCTACGAGCTGAGCGGCGGAGACTTCTCCCGCGTGCAGCGCCAACAGAATTGGATGCGGTCGATCATGCGGGAGGTCTTCGAGCAGGACATCCTCGGCGATATGGGGAAGCTGACCGACTTCGTGGAAACCGTGGCCCAGTCCGTCACGGTGGATGAAGGCTTCTCCATCGGGGAAATGAGAAACCTGCTGTTCTCGGCCCGCAATGTCAGACCGGGCGACGTCAACTTCCTCACCATGCCGCACAACGGAGTCGGCCGCTCAGACAATGGCCAGTCGATCGTCATCTTCGACGAGGTCAACGGCACCGCCCTCTTCGATGCGATGAAGAACGATGTCGTGGGGGAGTACCTGGCCGAGAATCCCGATGTCGTCACCCGCCTACCAGCGAACCCGGAGTAG
- a CDS encoding polysaccharide biosynthesis protein, with amino-acid sequence MRRAPLNERLHELPLRLKVSILLGVDALAWLLALLTVTTLRYDFGLSDPQWAWAVSFTILAIGIHTSSFVFANYLRGRNRVASFDEVVGVAATTLFIVFPVGLLLSAFITDFPRALPIVMPPLALIFMGAFRGVYRLFVQRSHMNKAVAEAAVPVLIYGAGEAGRQVAKLVDHAAEPPYRILGFVDDSRGKQMLRVRDYRVLGTGDDLIDLAERLGAKTVILAISKAPAKLVQHVSRECTSHGLDLVVIPTVREMIGGRVSLDRLRQFNVADLLGRRPIETDVRSIADYVMGKRVLITGAGGSIGSELARQLHRLGPEKLVLLDRDESELHAVRLSIDGDGLLDSDDIVLCDIREPDALEAIFDHHRPEVVFHAAALKHLPMLERYPLEGWKTNTLGTRNVLAAARKSGVEHFVNISTDKAADATSVLGITKRFAERLTSWHAVDGGLTYLSVRFGNVLGSRGSVLYTFRAQIERGGPVTVTDPDVTRFFMTIPEACELVLQAGAIGNPGDVLVLDMGEPVKIVDVAERLIAESGKDIQINYTGLRAGEKLHEVLFSSSEDSQPSGHPLISTVRVPSLAPTNIPELPETRQQVLDLLEAEEESSLELHEVTKSGTDG; translated from the coding sequence GTGCGTAGAGCACCGTTGAACGAGCGGCTCCATGAGCTGCCGCTACGACTGAAGGTTTCTATCCTCCTGGGAGTTGACGCGCTCGCCTGGTTGCTGGCGCTCCTCACAGTGACAACGCTCCGGTATGACTTCGGACTGAGCGATCCCCAGTGGGCGTGGGCAGTGAGCTTCACGATCCTCGCGATCGGTATCCACACGTCGAGCTTTGTATTCGCGAATTACCTCAGGGGTCGTAATCGCGTTGCAAGCTTCGATGAGGTCGTCGGGGTCGCCGCAACCACGCTTTTCATCGTGTTCCCCGTCGGTCTCCTGCTCTCGGCCTTCATCACCGACTTCCCCCGCGCCCTGCCTATCGTTATGCCTCCCCTCGCCCTCATCTTCATGGGAGCCTTCCGCGGAGTGTACCGACTTTTCGTCCAGCGCTCGCACATGAATAAGGCTGTCGCTGAGGCGGCAGTGCCTGTCCTCATCTACGGCGCCGGCGAAGCCGGCCGCCAGGTCGCTAAGCTCGTCGATCACGCAGCAGAGCCGCCCTACCGGATACTCGGCTTCGTCGACGACAGCCGCGGCAAGCAGATGCTGAGGGTCAGGGACTACCGGGTGCTCGGCACAGGCGATGACCTCATCGACCTCGCAGAGCGCCTGGGTGCAAAGACCGTCATCCTCGCCATCAGCAAGGCGCCCGCGAAGCTGGTCCAGCACGTCTCGCGCGAATGCACGTCGCACGGCCTCGACCTTGTCGTCATCCCGACTGTGCGGGAGATGATCGGTGGCCGTGTCAGCCTCGATCGGCTGCGCCAGTTCAACGTTGCTGACCTCCTGGGCCGGCGGCCCATCGAGACCGATGTTCGGTCGATCGCGGACTACGTCATGGGCAAGCGCGTTCTCATCACCGGCGCCGGCGGCTCTATCGGCTCCGAGCTTGCCCGCCAGCTTCACCGCCTGGGTCCCGAGAAGCTCGTCCTGCTCGATCGTGACGAGTCCGAGCTCCACGCTGTGCGCCTGTCGATCGACGGCGATGGCCTTCTCGACAGCGATGACATCGTCCTCTGCGACATCCGCGAGCCTGACGCCCTGGAGGCGATCTTCGACCACCACCGGCCCGAGGTCGTCTTCCATGCAGCCGCCCTCAAGCACCTGCCGATGCTCGAGCGGTACCCGCTCGAGGGATGGAAGACCAACACTCTCGGCACCCGCAACGTCCTTGCTGCCGCCCGGAAGTCCGGGGTCGAGCACTTCGTCAACATCTCCACCGACAAGGCAGCGGATGCCACGAGCGTCCTCGGCATCACTAAGCGATTCGCTGAGCGACTGACGTCGTGGCACGCGGTGGATGGCGGGCTCACGTACCTCTCCGTCCGCTTCGGCAACGTCCTCGGCTCGCGAGGCTCCGTGCTCTACACGTTCAGGGCACAGATCGAGCGCGGGGGACCGGTGACAGTCACCGACCCAGACGTCACCCGCTTCTTCATGACCATCCCCGAAGCCTGCGAGCTCGTCCTCCAGGCCGGCGCGATCGGCAACCCCGGTGATGTGCTTGTCCTCGACATGGGGGAGCCGGTCAAGATCGTCGATGTCGCCGAGAGGCTCATCGCCGAATCAGGCAAGGACATACAGATCAACTACACGGGGCTGAGGGCAGGGGAGAAGCTCCACGAGGTTCTCTTCAGTTCGTCGGAGGACAGCCAACCCAGTGGGCATCCGCTCATCTCCACGGTGAGGGTCCCGAGCCTTGCTCCCACGAACATTCCGGAGCTGCCCGAGACTCGGCAACAGGTGCTCGATCTGCTCGAAGCTGAAGAGGAATCGT